A stretch of Armatimonadota bacterium DNA encodes these proteins:
- a CDS encoding ISNCY family transposase, with protein sequence MSVKERDCLKIVSQLAGPGGGAGKLTQAQAADLLGCTERHVRRLVRRYEHEGDAGLVHKSRGRPSNRCLPQEFREQVMVQVRKHYRDFGPTLAAEMLAERHGLSVSRETLRQWMIAEELWKPKRRKAVYRQRRPRRECFGELVQIDTSEHDWFEGRGESAVLITLIDDATSRVTMRFFEADDTQANMTILRDYIALHGRPMAFYGDKASHFRVNRPASVEEQLEGLEPETQIGRALRELDITWFTAHSPQAKGRVERSFDTAQDRLVKLMRLDNIRTIEEANRFLQERYMPQFNERFTVPPACDTDAHRTCEGLDLDAIFSHQEERVVTRDYTIRFKNQRYQIKKESAAPGLVQSKLIVEQRLDGSIWLRWRDQYLQFVTITPTPTGAAAALPVGLRPPYRAAAKAQPSPRRQTTRGRNPTKETPDPNGSRTFLLCTKPDISTLR encoded by the coding sequence ATGAGCGTAAAAGAGCGTGACTGTCTGAAGATCGTTTCGCAGTTGGCAGGACCCGGCGGTGGTGCCGGCAAGTTGACCCAGGCCCAGGCCGCGGACTTGCTGGGGTGCACTGAGCGCCATGTGCGGCGTCTGGTGCGGCGCTATGAGCACGAAGGCGACGCCGGCCTTGTTCACAAGTCTCGCGGCAGGCCGTCGAATCGCTGTCTGCCCCAGGAGTTCCGGGAACAGGTCATGGTCCAGGTGCGCAAGCATTACCGCGATTTCGGCCCGACCCTTGCTGCGGAGATGCTTGCCGAACGCCACGGCCTATCGGTCAGTCGCGAGACCCTGCGCCAGTGGATGATCGCCGAAGAGCTGTGGAAGCCCAAGCGCCGCAAGGCCGTTTATCGACAGCGGCGCCCGCGCAGGGAGTGCTTTGGCGAACTGGTGCAGATCGACACCTCCGAGCATGACTGGTTTGAAGGACGGGGCGAGAGCGCGGTGCTCATCACCCTCATCGACGACGCCACCAGTCGCGTCACTATGCGCTTCTTTGAAGCGGACGACACGCAGGCCAACATGACGATCCTGCGCGACTACATCGCCCTGCATGGCCGCCCTATGGCTTTCTACGGCGACAAGGCAAGCCATTTCCGGGTCAACCGCCCGGCCAGCGTGGAAGAGCAACTGGAAGGCCTGGAGCCCGAGACCCAGATCGGGCGCGCCCTGCGCGAATTGGACATCACGTGGTTCACGGCCCATTCTCCCCAGGCCAAGGGACGGGTGGAACGCAGCTTCGACACCGCTCAGGACCGGCTGGTCAAACTGATGCGCTTGGACAACATCCGCACCATAGAAGAAGCCAATCGCTTCCTGCAGGAGCGCTACATGCCCCAATTCAATGAACGCTTCACGGTTCCGCCCGCCTGCGATACGGACGCCCACCGTACTTGCGAGGGCCTGGACCTGGACGCCATCTTCAGCCACCAGGAAGAGCGCGTGGTCACGCGGGACTACACGATCCGGTTCAAGAACCAGCGCTACCAGATCAAAAAAGAAAGCGCCGCGCCGGGCCTAGTGCAAAGCAAGCTGATCGTGGAACAGCGCCTGGACGGTAGCATCTGGCTGCGATGGCGGGATCAGTACTTGCAGTTCGTGACGATAACCCCCACCCCGACGGGCGCCGCCGCTGCCCTTCCGGTCGGGCTACGCCCTCCCTACAGGGCAGCGGCCAAGGCACAGCCGTCACCCCGAAGGCAGACCACCCGTGGAAGAAACCCTACAAAGGAGACTCCCGACCCCAACGGCAGTAGGACATTTCTACTTTGCACAAAACCGGACATTTCTACTTTGCGTTGA
- a CDS encoding macro domain-containing protein yields the protein MGEVILSRGVGGGEIRLVQGDITLATTDAIVNAANSALQHGGGVAGAIVRRGGRVIQEESNRIGRCPEGSAVVTGAGSLATRYVIHAVGPLGSDPEADSKLTSAVRAAFARAEELGLTSISLPAISSGIFGFPKDRCARILLREAEQWLTAQATRSLRRIDFCIIDDVTVQAFADEWRTAWPET from the coding sequence ATGGGTGAGGTTATCTTGAGCCGCGGTGTGGGCGGGGGCGAGATCAGGCTCGTGCAGGGGGACATCACTCTGGCTACGACCGATGCGATCGTCAACGCCGCGAATTCGGCTCTCCAGCATGGGGGCGGGGTTGCAGGCGCCATCGTGCGACGAGGGGGACGGGTCATCCAGGAGGAAAGCAATCGGATCGGCCGCTGCCCCGAGGGTTCGGCGGTGGTCACGGGGGCCGGCTCGCTGGCGACCCGCTATGTGATCCACGCGGTCGGACCATTGGGGTCGGACCCGGAAGCGGACAGCAAGCTAACGTCGGCCGTTCGGGCGGCCTTCGCACGCGCTGAGGAGCTGGGGCTTACCAGTATCTCGCTGCCTGCCATCAGCTCGGGCATCTTCGGGTTCCCGAAAGACCGCTGCGCCAGAATCCTGCTGCGTGAGGCCGAGCAGTGGCTAACTGCGCAAGCCACGAGGTCCCTGAGGCGGATCGATTTCTGTATCATCGACGATGTAACTGTGCAGGCTTTCGCTGACGAATGGCGAACTGCATGGCCTGAGACCTGA
- a CDS encoding SDR family oxidoreductase, whose amino-acid sequence MDPRHNFPPPRHVRDLFSLQGRVALVTGGAGRYGAGQTWAVAEAGAKTIVASRNLDRCQAMVDELRAAGCDAVARQLDLTSEESIADCCAWIEKDLGRLDILFNNAVSRSTGGDFSTVTAEQWTETMIVNSTSLLVCTRTCAEIMKKQGKGSIINIASIYGMVGPQFEIYGSTGMKNPGEYAFAKGGMIQLTRYLATFYAKDGIRVNCISPGGYYDGQPEEFVDNYCARTPLGRMAGPEDIKGVALFLASDASAYVTGVNIPLDGGWTCQ is encoded by the coding sequence ATGGACCCGCGACACAACTTCCCTCCGCCCCGGCACGTGCGGGACCTGTTTTCACTCCAGGGCCGTGTGGCTCTGGTCACCGGGGGAGCAGGACGCTACGGTGCCGGGCAGACCTGGGCCGTTGCCGAAGCCGGGGCGAAGACCATCGTCGCCTCCCGCAATCTCGACAGATGCCAGGCAATGGTCGACGAGCTCCGCGCCGCCGGCTGCGATGCCGTTGCCCGGCAGCTTGATCTCACTAGCGAAGAGAGCATCGCCGACTGCTGCGCCTGGATCGAGAAGGATCTGGGCCGCCTCGACATCCTGTTCAACAACGCGGTCTCCCGCTCCACGGGCGGCGATTTCAGCACCGTCACCGCAGAGCAGTGGACAGAAACCATGATTGTCAACTCCACCAGCCTGCTCGTATGCACCCGCACCTGCGCTGAGATCATGAAGAAGCAGGGCAAGGGCAGCATCATCAACATCGCGTCCATCTACGGCATGGTGGGCCCGCAGTTCGAAATCTATGGCAGCACGGGCATGAAGAACCCCGGCGAGTACGCCTTCGCCAAGGGCGGTATGATCCAACTCACCCGCTACCTTGCCACGTTCTACGCGAAGGACGGGATCAGGGTGAACTGCATCAGCCCCGGCGGATACTACGACGGTCAGCCCGAAGAGTTCGTGGACAATTACTGCGCTCGCACGCCCTTGGGGCGCATGGCCGGCCCGGAAGACATCAAGGGCGTGGCCCTGTTCCTGGCATCCGACGCATCCGCATACGTCACTGGGGTCAATATCCCCTTGGATGGCGGCTGGACTTGCCAGTGA
- a CDS encoding cytidylate kinase-like family protein translates to MAHELVGKQMKRWEMDNRLKRRFEADEIECAMTTPVITISRQWGSGGTNIAKLVAKKLDFKLYDKEIIEHIAELSGASPSQIEHHDESDPGVFSDLVLQLLEGKRPTSAGYLRALVKAVKQVARAGNAVIIGRASNLILPLAFNVRIIAPENVRVQRISELHNTDERTARRMVTHSDRQRSRFVRSQFGADWNDPLAFDIVLNTEHFSIEHAADLIIKGFTDRRQGQIGTCAPSS, encoded by the coding sequence ATGGCGCATGAGCTTGTCGGAAAGCAGATGAAACGCTGGGAGATGGACAACCGCCTCAAACGTCGTTTCGAGGCGGACGAAATCGAGTGCGCCATGACCACTCCGGTGATCACCATCTCCCGACAATGGGGAAGTGGCGGCACCAACATCGCCAAACTGGTCGCCAAGAAACTGGACTTCAAATTGTATGACAAGGAGATCATCGAGCACATCGCCGAACTGTCGGGGGCGAGTCCGTCGCAGATCGAGCATCACGATGAGAGCGACCCGGGCGTCTTCAGCGACCTCGTCCTGCAGCTGCTCGAGGGCAAGCGCCCCACTTCTGCGGGCTACCTGCGCGCTCTGGTCAAGGCCGTCAAGCAGGTTGCGCGGGCAGGGAATGCGGTGATCATCGGCCGGGCGTCCAATCTCATTCTCCCGCTGGCCTTCAACGTGCGGATTATCGCGCCCGAGAACGTGCGGGTCCAGCGAATCAGCGAATTGCATAATACCGACGAGCGTACGGCGCGCCGCATGGTCACTCACTCCGACCGCCAACGCAGCCGCTTCGTCCGCTCACAGTTCGGGGCTGACTGGAACGACCCTCTCGCCTTTGACATTGTTCTGAACACCGAACACTTCAGCATCGAGCACGCCGCGGATCTTATCATCAAGGGCTTCACGGACCGCAGACAGGGACAGATAGGCACGTGCGCGCCTTCGAGTTGA
- a CDS encoding D-aminoacylase, translating to MRAFELIIRNGLLFDGTGAPARPADIGIRGDTIAAVGDLAGAESARTVNAAGLSVTPGFIDIHAHSDLTVQVNPAAESKVRQGVTLEVNGQCGYSPFPVNPGDRAELDALNPFVTAQPDWTWTTTADFLSALRATAPSINLGQLAGHSALRARVMGFANSAASPSQVAAICDEARAALDEGAIGISFGLAYALGSFAANDEIEAVCLVAAQAGAMVSVHIRNEGELLLESIGEMLDIARRVSETAPLRLQFDHLKASGKRWWGRVADALELLESARSEGLDIAFDVYPYIAGSRHLSGSLPAWMHDGGNEALVKRLADPDCRKRLRAQHDAWLRGEIGHSPFELDFDRIVVTEVLTDGNAWTVGKNLAEVASERGQDAIDATLDLLMEERAQVSVVLFSMTEEDMTRALKHPLGCIGTDGLVFAPYGPLSRGKPHPRSYGTFPRAIGRYARDAGLMPVEEAIRKCTSWPASRLGLRDRGTIREGMKADLVLFDQDTLLDRATFEDPHQYPSGIAQVIVNGQTVIDTDRNLAPGSGEVVKRS from the coding sequence GTGCGCGCCTTCGAGTTGATCATCCGTAACGGGCTGTTGTTCGACGGAACCGGCGCTCCCGCAAGGCCGGCGGACATCGGCATTCGGGGGGACACAATCGCCGCCGTCGGCGACCTGGCCGGCGCTGAATCGGCGCGAACCGTCAACGCCGCCGGCCTCAGCGTCACTCCTGGTTTCATCGACATCCACGCCCACTCCGACCTTACCGTGCAGGTGAACCCCGCCGCGGAAAGCAAGGTCCGGCAGGGCGTGACCCTCGAGGTCAATGGCCAGTGCGGCTACTCGCCCTTCCCCGTGAATCCCGGCGACCGCGCCGAACTGGACGCCCTGAACCCCTTCGTCACCGCCCAGCCGGACTGGACCTGGACCACCACCGCCGATTTCCTCTCCGCATTGCGAGCCACCGCGCCCAGCATCAATCTCGGCCAGCTCGCCGGACACAGCGCCCTGCGCGCACGGGTCATGGGTTTTGCCAATAGTGCCGCGAGCCCGTCACAGGTCGCCGCTATCTGCGACGAAGCCCGCGCTGCGCTGGACGAAGGCGCTATCGGCATCTCCTTCGGCCTGGCCTATGCGCTGGGGTCCTTCGCCGCGAATGACGAGATCGAGGCCGTCTGCCTCGTGGCTGCGCAGGCCGGTGCGATGGTCAGCGTCCATATCCGCAATGAAGGCGAGTTGCTCCTGGAAAGCATCGGCGAAATGCTGGACATCGCCCGGCGGGTCAGCGAGACTGCTCCCTTGCGCCTCCAGTTCGATCATCTCAAAGCCTCGGGGAAACGCTGGTGGGGGAGAGTCGCCGATGCCCTGGAGCTTCTCGAAAGCGCCCGGTCGGAGGGCCTTGACATCGCTTTCGACGTGTACCCGTACATCGCGGGAAGCAGGCACCTGTCCGGCTCACTGCCCGCCTGGATGCACGACGGGGGCAACGAGGCCCTCGTGAAACGCCTCGCCGACCCTGACTGCCGAAAGCGACTGCGCGCCCAGCACGACGCCTGGCTGCGCGGCGAGATCGGGCACAGTCCTTTCGAACTGGACTTCGACCGCATCGTGGTCACCGAGGTCCTGACAGACGGCAATGCCTGGACTGTCGGGAAGAACCTGGCCGAAGTCGCATCGGAGCGGGGGCAGGATGCAATCGATGCGACCCTCGACCTCCTCATGGAAGAGCGGGCCCAGGTCAGCGTGGTCCTCTTCAGCATGACCGAGGAGGACATGACCCGGGCCCTGAAACACCCGCTGGGTTGCATCGGCACCGACGGCCTGGTCTTCGCGCCATACGGGCCACTCTCCCGCGGCAAGCCCCACCCGCGCTCATACGGCACGTTCCCGCGGGCCATTGGCCGCTATGCCCGTGACGCCGGCCTTATGCCGGTGGAAGAGGCGATCCGCAAATGTACCTCCTGGCCCGCCTCGCGCCTCGGCTTACGCGACCGTGGGACGATCCGCGAGGGCATGAAAGCCGACCTGGTCCTCTTCGACCAGGACACTCTCCTCGACCGCGCCACCTTCGAGGACCCGCACCAGTATCCGTCAGGCATCGCGCAGGTCATCGTGAACGGCCAGACGGTGATCGACACCGACCGCAACCTTGCCCCCGGCTCGGGGGAAGTGGTGAAGCGGTCATAA
- a CDS encoding CHAP domain-containing protein, translating to MSDRIYTDGEIAKVVANALAAARASQQGETRITLGEGAAKQQLNLLAGGYCARFVRQVYETACGLRPGTWEFQASDAKAMTAKLAARGHRVTDGSLQPGDIVGIHHGSGQYGHVAIYVGKIGGKETIAENTSSKARGNPQRAGTKLTPYWDIKHRVTGVYRLVKDTPPAKWPAFRSFMLVGREWKEIELVPGGDHRLDSGKVFWKLKDE from the coding sequence ATGTCGGATCGGATCTACACAGACGGGGAAATCGCGAAGGTGGTCGCCAATGCGCTGGCGGCCGCCAGGGCCAGCCAGCAGGGGGAGACGCGCATCACGCTTGGAGAGGGTGCGGCGAAGCAACAGCTGAATCTGCTGGCGGGAGGTTACTGCGCGCGGTTCGTGAGGCAGGTGTACGAGACGGCGTGCGGGTTGAGGCCGGGGACGTGGGAGTTCCAGGCGTCGGATGCCAAGGCGATGACGGCGAAGCTCGCGGCCCGGGGGCACCGGGTGACCGATGGGAGCCTGCAGCCGGGAGACATCGTGGGCATCCACCACGGGTCGGGGCAGTACGGGCATGTGGCGATCTATGTGGGGAAAATCGGCGGGAAGGAGACCATCGCCGAGAACACCAGCAGCAAGGCCCGGGGCAATCCGCAGCGAGCGGGCACCAAGCTGACGCCGTACTGGGACATAAAGCACCGGGTGACCGGGGTGTACCGGCTGGTGAAGGACACTCCGCCCGCGAAATGGCCGGCCTTCCGGTCTTTCATGCTTGTGGGCAGGGAATGGAAGGAGATCGAACTTGTGCCGGGCGGTGATCACCGGCTGGACAGCGGAAAGGTTTTCTGGAAGCTGAAGGATGAGTGA
- a CDS encoding carbon-nitrogen hydrolase family protein — protein MGRPVTLATCQPPMPGPGHPPPEVEQAALDLLDEAGRLGADLTCLPEYLNGGGLLDGGAPGAAFATAEPLLSRIAEICARWEMFAIAPLVHESDGPRNSAFVVGRDGSVLGRYDKVHLTKPEAEALGLVPGDGFPVFELDFGVIGVMLCYDLCFPEPARCLALEGAEIILCPSLQRSYTEAELDLQVRSRAFDNFVYLVRSSYGTPPGEPWRPGMIAGKSCIVAPDSTILADLGRRTGVALRQIDLDLVDVGARSHGGEIGPLRAMRLEDRRPETYGRLCR, from the coding sequence ATGGGTCGCCCCGTCACCCTCGCAACCTGCCAGCCGCCTATGCCCGGTCCGGGCCATCCCCCTCCTGAAGTTGAGCAGGCCGCCCTGGACCTGCTTGACGAAGCCGGCCGCCTCGGGGCCGACCTCACCTGCCTGCCCGAGTATCTCAATGGGGGCGGGCTTCTCGACGGGGGCGCTCCGGGAGCAGCCTTCGCCACCGCAGAGCCATTGCTGTCGCGAATTGCGGAGATCTGCGCGCGCTGGGAGATGTTCGCGATCGCGCCGCTGGTCCACGAGAGTGATGGCCCGCGCAATTCGGCCTTCGTCGTCGGGCGTGACGGGTCGGTGTTGGGGCGCTACGACAAGGTGCATCTCACGAAGCCCGAGGCGGAGGCTCTGGGCCTTGTGCCGGGGGACGGCTTTCCCGTGTTCGAACTGGACTTCGGCGTCATCGGTGTGATGCTCTGCTACGATCTGTGCTTCCCCGAACCTGCGCGCTGTCTGGCATTGGAAGGTGCCGAGATCATCCTGTGCCCCTCACTCCAGCGCAGCTACACGGAAGCCGAACTCGACCTGCAGGTTCGTTCCCGGGCATTCGACAACTTCGTCTATCTCGTGCGCAGTAGCTATGGCACACCACCGGGGGAACCCTGGAGACCTGGGATGATCGCGGGGAAGAGCTGCATCGTTGCCCCTGACTCCACCATCCTCGCCGATCTGGGCCGCCGCACCGGGGTGGCATTGCGACAGATCGACCTGGACCTGGTGGATGTGGGCGCACGCTCTCACGGGGGCGAGATTGGCCCTCTGCGCGCCATGCGCCTGGAGGACCGTCGTCCGGAGACCTACGGCCGCCTTTGCCGGTGA
- a CDS encoding DUF4965 domain-containing protein — MTRLTLITAACLACLAPKLAFAEDYGPVEVQLRGHTQTWTETRSVLETTEDAKFQKERYGQEFSYVLTGLPPGMARLKMGFCELKYRETGERVFDILLNNQTLFENFDILEWGGPDEAVVVSTTVRVPEDGSLTLGFRGKVENAKISFFKLYTTDWSLEIGAEDGPELLLGNVTRDSAHMHNVYETAISRFGSRICINPRPQKGLCRQTALGHADYNVAYFENNPALYDIPKTAVYYGVGCGTGEDKVWYSLPFNGRLEAFPEIRQEQTLTSLTYTCRAPDLPLEVTYRFQAPFYPQNLKLSCAPYILLEVSVRNLSDKAQVGSILVGHSPRPTETVTRVENADCRGVAFDLPVFGKQTTHAWFADPNQARGVSAHAGTMSVPAARGVNGETRKDADGRRVLTTAWADNAAGLQWDFTLAPGSAESRTFAYVGWVQEPILEVMNEPYHFKYVDLFSDIYDVARYAFDNRAEIDRKVALFESTVADASLSPETREFLAFAFQSWVMNTFYCASEEGQDWFSVWEGCCKFHSTVDVEYNVAPLYFEYWPELMKITLKQWVKYIREGVLSHDMGMGLSANGMKYGHDMEVEENTNFVLLLHHYWRQTADGGLVRELFPHVEELLAHVIRCDTDGDGFHEEGTYNTIDQGSAAIQYAKDQTYLAVRALAAFRCGEQMAELLNRDDLATEWRRQARLIARTLDEQAWLDDHYAVTLNQPPKQYEPPATDPWRRTPPVQQEDMWNSNDWQTGGQFQGDGQTQGGTYGGYGYQQPTYKPVQGWDGYSIYASNGLLYPMRSGLKLPEINLERMRRDIQTATLATLKQYGSPHSDRENNMWVSQNIWRDMAAAYLGMDMGGNMERYQNLQRYINRDKRGCFTDVYVYGSDHISLDYYPRGTAAFGIGPALAGLQVDKAAGKVSVAPVRDGLRIPLLAYADWNAGKVPWLSLTGLGEQVKVTVDGEVPVEVTTRAQGHPW; from the coding sequence ATGACGAGACTTACCCTGATCACTGCCGCCTGCCTGGCCTGCCTCGCGCCGAAACTTGCCTTCGCCGAGGACTACGGCCCAGTGGAGGTGCAGTTGCGCGGCCACACCCAGACATGGACCGAGACCCGGTCTGTGCTGGAGACCACTGAGGACGCGAAGTTCCAGAAGGAGCGCTATGGGCAGGAGTTCAGCTATGTGCTGACCGGTCTGCCACCCGGCATGGCCCGGCTCAAGATGGGGTTCTGCGAGCTCAAGTACCGGGAGACCGGTGAGCGCGTGTTCGATATCCTGCTGAATAATCAGACGCTGTTTGAGAACTTCGACATCCTGGAATGGGGGGGGCCGGATGAGGCCGTGGTGGTCTCGACAACCGTACGGGTGCCGGAGGACGGTTCGTTGACCCTGGGCTTCCGCGGCAAAGTGGAGAACGCCAAGATCAGCTTCTTCAAGCTCTACACCACCGATTGGTCGCTGGAGATCGGCGCCGAAGACGGCCCGGAACTGCTGCTGGGGAATGTGACCCGGGACTCGGCGCATATGCACAATGTTTACGAGACGGCCATCAGCCGGTTCGGGTCGCGCATCTGCATCAACCCACGACCGCAGAAGGGGCTGTGCAGGCAGACGGCGCTGGGACACGCAGACTACAACGTGGCGTACTTCGAGAATAACCCGGCACTTTACGACATCCCGAAGACCGCGGTGTATTACGGGGTGGGCTGCGGGACCGGTGAGGATAAGGTATGGTACTCCCTGCCCTTCAACGGGCGGTTGGAAGCGTTCCCCGAGATACGCCAGGAACAGACGCTCACCTCGCTCACCTACACCTGCAGGGCGCCAGACCTGCCGCTCGAAGTGACCTACCGCTTCCAGGCGCCCTTCTATCCGCAGAATCTCAAGCTCTCCTGCGCGCCGTATATCCTGCTGGAGGTGTCGGTAAGGAACCTCTCCGACAAGGCGCAGGTCGGGAGCATTTTGGTGGGGCACTCGCCCAGACCGACCGAGACCGTGACCCGGGTGGAAAATGCGGACTGCCGGGGTGTGGCCTTCGATCTGCCGGTGTTCGGCAAGCAGACCACCCACGCCTGGTTCGCCGATCCGAACCAGGCGCGAGGGGTGTCTGCGCACGCGGGGACGATGTCAGTGCCGGCCGCCCGGGGCGTCAATGGGGAAACCAGGAAGGACGCGGACGGGCGAAGAGTCCTCACCACAGCTTGGGCTGACAATGCGGCCGGGCTGCAGTGGGATTTCACACTGGCGCCGGGGAGTGCTGAGTCGCGCACTTTCGCCTATGTGGGGTGGGTGCAGGAGCCAATTCTGGAAGTGATGAACGAGCCGTACCACTTCAAGTACGTGGACCTGTTCTCGGACATTTATGATGTCGCCCGCTACGCTTTCGACAACCGCGCCGAGATCGACCGTAAGGTGGCGCTGTTCGAGAGCACCGTGGCGGATGCCAGCCTGTCGCCGGAGACCCGGGAGTTCCTTGCCTTCGCCTTTCAGAGCTGGGTGATGAACACGTTCTACTGCGCAAGCGAGGAGGGCCAAGACTGGTTCAGCGTCTGGGAGGGCTGCTGCAAATTCCATTCGACGGTGGACGTGGAGTACAACGTCGCCCCGCTTTACTTCGAATACTGGCCGGAGCTGATGAAGATCACCCTGAAGCAGTGGGTGAAGTACATCCGCGAGGGTGTGCTGTCCCATGATATGGGCATGGGTTTGTCGGCCAATGGCATGAAGTACGGGCATGACATGGAGGTGGAAGAGAACACCAACTTCGTCCTGCTCCTGCACCACTACTGGCGGCAGACCGCGGATGGCGGGCTTGTGCGCGAACTGTTCCCGCATGTGGAAGAACTGCTTGCGCATGTGATCCGCTGCGACACGGACGGGGATGGGTTCCACGAGGAGGGGACATACAACACCATCGATCAGGGCTCGGCGGCAATCCAGTACGCCAAGGACCAGACGTATCTCGCGGTGCGAGCGCTTGCGGCATTCCGGTGCGGCGAGCAGATGGCGGAGCTGCTCAACCGGGATGATCTGGCGACGGAATGGCGGCGGCAGGCCAGGCTGATCGCCCGGACGCTGGATGAACAGGCGTGGCTCGACGACCATTATGCAGTGACACTCAACCAGCCTCCGAAGCAGTACGAGCCACCGGCGACTGACCCGTGGCGACGCACTCCTCCCGTGCAGCAGGAGGACATGTGGAACAGCAACGACTGGCAGACCGGCGGACAATTCCAGGGCGACGGTCAGACGCAGGGCGGCACATACGGGGGCTATGGCTACCAGCAGCCCACGTACAAGCCGGTGCAGGGCTGGGATGGTTATTCGATCTACGCCAGCAACGGCCTGCTGTATCCGATGCGGTCGGGGCTCAAGCTGCCGGAGATCAACCTGGAGCGCATGAGACGAGACATCCAGACGGCGACGCTGGCCACGCTCAAGCAGTATGGCAGCCCCCATTCGGACCGCGAGAACAACATGTGGGTGTCGCAGAATATCTGGCGGGACATGGCGGCGGCGTACCTGGGGATGGACATGGGCGGAAACATGGAGCGCTACCAGAATCTGCAGCGGTACATCAACCGGGACAAGCGTGGATGCTTCACCGATGTCTATGTGTACGGTAGTGATCACATCTCACTGGACTACTACCCGCGGGGGACAGCGGCCTTCGGAATCGGCCCGGCACTGGCCGGCCTGCAGGTAGACAAGGCGGCGGGGAAGGTGTCCGTGGCCCCGGTGCGGGACGGGTTGCGGATTCCGCTGTTAGCCTATGCTGACTGGAACGCGGGGAAGGTCCCGTGGCTGAGCCTGACGGGACTGGGCGAACAGGTGAAGGTGACGGTGGACGGTGAGGTGCCGGTGGAGGTAACCACCCGGGCGCAGGGCCACCCATGGTAG
- a CDS encoding Gfo/Idh/MocA family oxidoreductase, whose amino-acid sequence MLRIGIVDCDTSHVVQFTMRLNHVEIDQEQWVDGANIVAAVPLPSAILEQAKIDEYVDKLRSWGVEIVERPEDLLDMGLDGVCIESVDGSVHLERARPFLEAGMPLYIDKPFTTSSADAKEILRLARENNVPVFSTSSLRYGLEVVEVLEDAEGKYGKVIGAHCWSPASLHDRNPGLFHYGIHAVEPLFTLMGAGCDYVHTIWQEGAEVTVGVWDDGRIGTIRGTRAGAHAYGFTAWCEKQVVTTSINAGMIYRELLKKMVEMFKTGVPPVDLQETLELVAFIEAAMESQAKDGAKVKLNR is encoded by the coding sequence ATGCTCAGAATTGGTATCGTGGATTGCGACACTTCCCATGTTGTGCAGTTCACCATGCGCCTCAATCATGTGGAGATCGACCAGGAGCAATGGGTCGATGGCGCAAACATCGTCGCCGCCGTTCCCCTGCCCTCGGCCATCCTGGAGCAGGCGAAGATCGACGAGTACGTCGACAAGCTCCGCAGCTGGGGAGTGGAGATCGTCGAAAGGCCCGAGGACCTGCTTGATATGGGTCTGGACGGCGTCTGTATCGAATCCGTAGACGGCTCGGTCCACCTGGAGCGCGCGAGACCTTTCCTCGAAGCCGGAATGCCCCTTTACATCGACAAGCCTTTCACCACCTCCAGCGCCGACGCCAAGGAGATTCTGCGCCTGGCCCGGGAGAACAACGTGCCTGTCTTTTCCACTTCCAGCCTGCGCTATGGTCTGGAGGTTGTCGAGGTCCTCGAAGACGCCGAGGGCAAGTATGGCAAGGTCATTGGCGCCCACTGCTGGAGCCCGGCGAGCCTGCACGACCGCAACCCCGGCCTGTTCCATTACGGCATCCACGCCGTGGAGCCCCTCTTCACCCTCATGGGCGCGGGCTGCGACTACGTACACACCATCTGGCAAGAGGGGGCCGAGGTCACCGTCGGCGTGTGGGATGACGGGCGCATCGGCACCATACGCGGCACCCGCGCGGGAGCCCACGCTTACGGCTTCACCGCCTGGTGCGAGAAGCAGGTCGTGACCACGTCCATCAACGCCGGCATGATCTACCGCGAGCTGTTGAAGAAGATGGTCGAGATGTTCAAGACCGGCGTGCCGCCGGTGGACTTGCAGGAGACCCTTGAACTGGTTGCCTTCATCGAAGCCGCCATGGAGTCCCAGGCGAAGGACGGCGCGAAGGTCAAGCTGAACCGATAG